The Streptococcus marmotae genome contains the following window.
TGAAAGACAATCTGATTCAGGATAAGGAACAGGCCTTTCTATCACGAACCCTTGCGACCATTGATACGCAAGCGCCTATTACAATTGGTCTTGAAGATATTGCCTATCAAGGTCCAGATCTTGAACAATTAGCGCGCTTCTATGAGGACATGGGCTTCAAATTGCTCCGTGCCCAATTAGGCAGTGAAGCAACAGCACCGACAGCTATCAAGAATGACTTTGTATTCGTTGAAAAGGTTGCGGCAGACATGCTCCATGAAGACCAGTTTTTCCACTTTGAAATCTTTGGGGATAATTACCACAAAGAGCCAATTATCGGTCTTGCTTGGGGAGATGAGCAGGCTATCTATGTCGGAGGAGCAGAGCTTCTGTCACAAGACATTTTGCGTGACTTTCTGACAAGAACAGCCGTTAAAACCTATGATTTCAAACGGAGTAAGGTCTTACTTTCCCATTATGGGATTGACCTGAAATTAGCAGCTTTTGATAGTCGTCTAGCCAAATATCTACTGACGACAGTAGAAGATAATGAGATTGCCACCATTGCCAAGTTATACGGTCAGAATAGCTTAGATGCGGATGAAGTTGTCTATGGTAGAGGGGTAAAACGAGCCATTCCTGAGCCAGAAACACTCTATCAACACTTGGCTAATAAACTGGCCGTTCTCGTTGAAACGGAAGCCATTATGCGGACAAAATTGGCAGAACACCAACAGTCAGACCTGCTCTTTGAAATGGAATTACCACTAGCCAATGTCCTTGCTAAAATGGAAATGACAGGGATTAAGGTTGAGGCAGAAACCTTAAAAGCCATGCAGGTTGAAAATGATCTCGTGATTGAAGAATTGACACGGGATATTTATGACTTGGCTGGTGAAGAGTTTAATATCAACTCTCCTAAGCAACTAGGAGTCATTCTCTTTGAAAAAATGGGCTTGCCACTCGAATTGACCAAAAAGACCAAGACAGGGTATTCTACGGCAGTAGATGTCTTAGAACGCTTGGCTCCAATTGCTCCGATTGTGTCAAAAATTCTTGACTATCGTCAGATTACCAAGTTGCAATCGACCTACGTGATTGGCCTTCAAGAAGCCATTATGGAAGATGGGAAAATCCATACACGCTATGTGCAAGATTTGACCCAGACAGGTCGTCTGTCTAGCACAGACCCCAATCTGCAAAATATCCCTGTGCGCTTAGAACAAGGTCGCTTGATTCGTAAGGCCTTTGTGCCAGAATGGGAAGATAGTGTCCTACTAAGCTCGGATTATTCCCAGATTGAGTTGCGGATTTTGGCGCATATTTCGCAGGATCAACACTTGATTGAAGCCTTTCGTCAAGGTGCAGACATCCATACTTCGACTGCTATGCGGGTATTTGGCATTGAAAAGCCGGAAGATGTGACGGCAAATGATCGTCGAAATGCAAAAGCAGTCAACTTTGGAGTGGTTTATGGTATTTCGGACTTTGGTCTGTCTAATAATCTAGGCATTAGTCGTAAGGAAGCAAAAGCCTATATTGATACCTATTTTGAACGCTTCCCAGGCATTAAAAATTACATGGAAAGTATTGTGCGTGAGGCGCGTGATAAGGGCTATGTCGAAACGATTTACCACCGCCGCAGGGAAATTCCTGACATCAATTCTCGGAATTTTAATGTGCGAAACTTTGCCGAACGGACTGCTATCAATTCACCGATTCAAGGATCAGCTGCGGATGTGCTCAAAGTGGCTATGATTAACTTAGATAAGGCCATGACAGAAGCAGGTTTACGCACTCGCATGCTCTTACAGGTGCATGATGAAATCGTCCTTGAAGTACCAAATGATGAGCTAGACACCGTTCGCAGCATGGTCAAGGAAGTCATGGAATCGGCGATTTCTCTCTCCGTTCCATTGCTGGCTGATGAAAATGCAGGCAAGACTTGGTATGAAGCTAAATAATAGAACAAGGAAAAGGATGGGCGATACGTGGCTCATTCTTTTTTCTTTTCCACGCTGAGATTAGCTGCTTGATGGTGTCAACTTGTGCCATCTGGGGTAGATTGTTGTAAGAGGTGACTTGTTTTTTATTTCTCTCCTTTTGCAAAAAAACATGGTATAATAAGGAAAATAAATCTGTGGAGGCTAGGAGATGTCAGAAAAACGTTTAGCATGGGATGAATATTTTGCGGCACAAGCTCTCTTGATTGCCAATCGAGCAACCTGTAAAAGGGCTAAGGTGGGAGCGGTCTTGGTCAAGGAAAATAAGGTTGTAGCAACAGGTTATAATGGTTCTGTTTCAGGGACCGAGCACTGTTTGGACCAAGAATGTCTGGTAGTGGACGGTCACTGTGTCCGAACCTTACATGCAGAGGTCAATGCGATTTTACAAGGAGCAGAGCGAGGAATTCCCAAAGGTTTTACAGCCTATGTCACGCATTTTCCCTGTCTGAACTGTTCCAAGCAGCTCCTTCAAGTCGGCTGTAAGCGCGTGGTTTATATCAATGAATACCGCATAGACGACTATGCTACCTATCTTTATCACGAAAAAGAGTGCGAACTTGTTCACCTGCCGATTGAGAAGGTCAAAGAGGCGATTAGCCAGACGGATTGGATTTAAAGGTTCCATTTTTCAAAAAAAACTCAAAAAAAAAAGTAATATTTTCTTGCATTCGCCATGAAATAGGAGTATAATAGACTTATTATTATTTTGGAAATGCTTACAGAGCATCGTGATGCAGAAAAAGGAGGGTGCGATGTTAGAAGTAGTGGGACTGAAGAAACGTTTTGGTGACAAGGCTGTTTTGCATGGGATTGATTTTCAAGCAGAAAAAGGACGGATTATAGGTCTTGTCGGGAAAAATGGTGCAGGAAAAACAACGATTTTTCATAGTATCTTGCAGTTTTTGGACTATGAAGGTCAGGTTCGTTTCGATGGGCAAGCCATTTCACAAGCAAGTTATGAGAAGATTGGCTATTTGCCAGAAGAACGAAGTTTGATGTCAAAATTAACGGTCTATAATCAGGTTCGTTATTTGGCCAGTTTGAAAGGCTTGTCGACTTCTTATATCAAGGAACAATTGCCCCTGTGGATGGCGAAATTGCAGGTCAAGGGAAATCCAACTGATAAAATTAAAAGTCTATCAAAGGGAAATCAGCAGAAAATCCAGTTGATGATTACCCTGATGCACCAGCCAGATTTGATTATCTTGGATGAGCCTTTTAGTGGTCTTGATCCAGTCAATACAGAATTGCTGAAACAAGTGATTTTAGAAGAAAAACAGCGTGGAGCGACCATTATTTTCTCAGACCATGTGATGACCAATGTTCAAGAAATCTGTGATGACATTTTGATGATTCGTGATGGGAAAGTAGTTGTTTCAGGGAGCATTGACGAGGTTCGAAATAGCTATGGCAAGACACGACTATTCGTTGCGAGCGAGCGTACACAGGAAGAATTGGAAGCTCTCCCCCATGTGGTTAGTGCCAGTCGGACCAAGCAAGGGACTTGGCGTCTCGTCTTGGATGATGAGTCAGCAGGCCCAGCCTTATTTGACATTCTCACTCAGGGACAATACGTGTCAACCTTTGACCAGCAAGCCCCAACGATTGATGAAATCTTCAAGTTAGAATCAGGAGTAGCCCTATGAAACAAATGAGTATTGTCATGAAAGAAACCTATCTCCGTCATGTAAAATCATGGAGTTTCTTGTTTATGGTCTTGAGTCCCTTTATCTTTTTAGGGGTCTCTGTCGGTGGGGTATTCTTGTTAGTATGTCCCAATCTTCTTCTGAACCGCTCCCAATCGTTTCGACCAGTCCTGAGATTGAACAAGCCCTAGGAGAGGATAAGGATAAGTACGATTTTGAATACCAAGACCAAACGGCTGCCCAAAAAGCGGTGGACGATGGAAAAATGGATGGTTACCTCGTGCTAGATGTCAAAGACGATCAAGTGCATGCTGCTTATCATGGTAAGGAAAGCATAGACCGTTTTGCTAAGGAATCTATCTTGAGCAGTCTGAAAAAACTTCAGGCAGATTTGAACCAGAAAGCCGCTCGGTTGACTGGAGAGCAAGAAAAAATCTTATCTCAAGAAATAAGCTATGATGAAGTCATTGAGAAAAATACGGAATTAGCTCAGACACTGCAATCCGGTCTGGTTTTTGTCTTATCGATGGCACTCTATATGCTCCTGATTATCTACGCAACGACAACCGCGCAGGATATTGCGAATGAAAAAGGCACCAAGATTATGGAGGTCATTTTCTCCAGTGTTCGTGCCTCAAATTATTTTTACGGGCGTATGTTGGGGATTATGGCAGTTGTCTTGACACATATTTCCATCTATGTAGTTGGTTTTCTCCTCGCTTACTTTGTCGCGGGTCGGTTTCCACTTGTTCAGATGTTCTTGGAACAATACCAAGAAATAGTAGCGCTCTTATTCCAACCTTCTACCGTTTTTACTGCCTTCTTTATGCTATTGGGCTTGGTTTTCTACATTGTCCTGTCGGCAGCTTGTGGTGCCTTGGTAACGCGTGTGGAAGATGTCAATAAGGCGGTTCAACCTCTCGTCTTACTGGTTGTTGTGGCCATGCTGATGAGTATCAGTTTAGGAACAAAAGGGGAACATATTTTACTCACTGTTGGGTCTTATATCCCTTTCTTCTCACCATTTTTCATGCCGATTCGTCTCATTCATGAAGAAGCTTCTACTCTTGAAGGTCTGCTCTCCCTACTTATTTTGCTTGGGACGACAGCAGGTAGCATTTGGTATATTGGAAAAATCTATTCTAGCCTTATCCTCCAGACAGATGATTTAGGCTTGTGGAAAAATTTCCAACGTGCACTGAAAAATAGATAAAAAATCACATTCTAATTAAAAAGTAGTTTATCAGGTATGAACTGTAGATTTCGTAAGGTTCGTACCTTTTTTCTTTTGCTGTGGGTCAGTCTGATGTCTCCAATCATCTTTATAGAGTATAATTTGTTCTTCTATTTTGTCCATCAATAGTAACTCGACTTGGTTTTTAAGGAAGTTTTTTCTTATTCTAGCGTCATAAAGTAGTGTTTACGTCGGCTAGCATCTCTGTTAGACTGCAATTCTGATAACAAGTGAGGCGAATTTGACTAGTTTGATGAATGCGTCCTACTTCTTTTATCGACAGGTATCACACTTATTCCTCGAGGAATGAAGGTTATGATGATGTGTATCGTTTCTAGGACGAATTACAATTTTTTTGAGTTAGCTATCACAAAATTATTTTGTAGTCTGATTATATTGCTATTCTGAGATTTATTTAGCATGAAATGACACAAATCTCACATTGTAAAAATCAGCTAGTAGGTAAAATATGAAAATCTCCAAAAATAAAAAAACACATAAAAAATAGATGAAACATATAAATTTTCAAGTAATTTCATTGAAAAAAATATTCGGGGGGGGGGGTATAATAATATATACAATACTAGAAATGCTTTTTGCTAAAGGTATTTTCAGTATCTATAAAATTTATATAGGAGTATCTGCTTGTGAAGAACAATAATAATAAAAACAAGTTTGATTGGTATGGCTTGAGCCAGCATTTTTCGATTCGGAAATACCATTTTGGTGTAGCATCAGTATTGCTTGGAACATCACTTTTAACAAATCCTGTCGGTGTCGTATCTGCTGATGAAGTAGCAACTGTCGTTTCTCAACCAGAGTCATTTAATCTTCAGTTGCAGCAGAAACACAAGTATCAGCAACAAAAAGAACTGTTACTAAACGGTCAAGTTCAAACAACAACATGGGTATCATCATCTGCGCTTGAAAACGCTGTAAACGAAGCGAAACAAGCAGGAGTTGAAGTAACTGAAACCATCCCTCGCCAGCAGTCATCTGTGTCAGCAGCGATAGCTGACAGCGTTGCGCAAATCAAAGAAGTTAACGCAGCAATAACAGCTCAAAAAGGTGCAGATGCTATTTATGCTCAAAAGCAAGCTGAATATGAAACTGCAGTGAAGGCTAACGCTGAAGCAGTAGCTAACAAAGCTGTTGTAGATGCACATAATGCTGAACAAAAAGCAGCCTACGAGCAAGCGAAAGCTGAATATGGTGCTGAGAAGAAAGTTTATGATGATACCCTTGCAGCTGCAAAAGCTGCAGAAGCAACTAACGATAAAATCAAAGCTGACAACGCATCAATGAAAACAAAATATGATGCTGCAAAAGCAGTTTACGATAAAGAACATGTGGAATTCGTAGCAGCTAAAGCAGCTTATGATACAGCTGTAGCAGCCAAAGAAAAGGTAGAAGCTCACAATATACAAATTGAGACAGATAACGCACAAGCTCAAGCAGCCTACGATAAAGCGATGGCTAAATATCAGGCAGATCTAACTCAATACAAAGCTGACCTTGCTGCCTACTCTGAGGCTGTTAAAAGTCGCACAATAGCTGAAGCTAAGAACGCAGCAGTGAGTGAAGCTAACGCTAAAGTTCAAGCTGATTATGAAGTGGCTAAAGCAGCATATGAAACAGAAAAAGGTCGGTATAACAAAGATCTTAAGGACTACAACGATGCCGTAGCTAAGAAAGCTGAAGTAGAAGCTCACAACACACAAATTGAGTCAGATAATGCACAAGCTCAGATTGACTATGAAAATGCTGTAAAAGCACACGAAGTAGCCAAAGCTGAATACAAAGAAGCCCTTGATGCTTTTAACAAAGCTGTGGCAGCTAAAGCAGCAGCAGAAGCTACAAATGCTAACATTACTAAAGGTAATCATGTGGTTTGGGACGCTTACAATGCAGATAAAGCGGAGTATGATGCCAAGAAAGCATCATATGATGTAGCTAGAGCAAAATACGAAGCTGAGAAAGCTCAATATGATCAAGCTAAAGAAGCCTTTGATGCTGCTAAAACAGCTTACGAACAAGCCCTTTCTAAATACGAAATTGACTATAATCACTATCTTGAAGACCTTAAAGCACGTTCGAATAATGGACTGAAATATGCTAGTGAATTAGCTAAATATGAATTGGCTAAGAAACAGTATGACGAAGCAAAAGCAGCTTACAATGAGTATTTGGCCTCTGCCAATCTTCAAAATATTGTACAAGACTTGACTTTCCTTCGAGAAAGCAATGCCACGCACACAACAACAGGGATTGATATGTGGTTGAAACGCGAAGCACAAGCTCGTCTTGGTTCGGGCGGAACTGTTGCGCAATACCGTACTGACCAAATGACTGCTACAGACACAGAAAGCAATAATCCATACAAGAACCAAGGTGAGAGTGAATGGGCTGTCGTTAAAGAAGGTCAGAAATTTGACGTTATTTATGAAAACCTTTCAGGTTCAAAACTTGGAGGTAAAACAATCTCTAAAGTAGTTTACAAATACGAGATTGTTAAGCTTCCATCTGCTGATGGTGTCGGTATCGCCCAAATCCATCAAGACCCAACACTCACAATGACGATTGGATCTGCTACAGATAATGACAAGCCAGTACACGTTAATGTTGATGTAGAGTTTTACGACGAAAATGGGAACAAAATTGATTGGGCTAATAAGAGCGCTATCTTTGCCCTCAATTCGCTTAACCATTGGGATGGCTCACCATACGTCGAGGCTTCTAAACCACGTGTATTGACTGTAGAAGCTAAGGATACTGAGAATAATGTAGTTCGTGGGACTTGGGATCCATACGCTGATGGCTCATCGCCCCAAAGCGCTGATGATCAACCAATTAAGAAATATGGTTCAGTTGCTGATATCGTATGGGAAAATGGTGCTAAAGTAACCATTAATGATTCGAACCCTCTTAAATTAGTAACAGCTAAATCTGAATGGAAAGATAATTCCTTCCAGGTTACAGAACAAAAAACAGTTACGGAAACATCATTGAATGCTTCAGGTAGTGCAAACGGCAAATCAATTGGAGCGGATACTTATGTATGGAATGACAATGGTGTTGAGAAGAATGATGTTCTTGGTACATACAAAATTGACCCAACAACCGGGTCTCTTGTCTACACACCAAAAGTTATTTTCCAAACAACTCGTCACCAAGAGTATGTAGGAATTGGTGATCAAGAATATATCTTGATGCCTCGTTCATCTGTATCATTTGATTCAGCGACTAATCAGGTTACATCACAAAAATCTAATCAATACACGTCACAAGGCTCTGTCTATAATGCTAACGCTAATGCTGTAACAAGTTCTGAAGGATGGGATAATCCAGCTTCAACAATCTTTTACTATGGTGGTGCCGGAGTTAAGATGATTACAGGCCATCTTGAGTTCATCGCAAAAGGTGCAAACGCAACAGGTGATGCAACTGTTTATTGGTTTGCAATCAACTCTAATTTGGCCTTTCCTAAAGATCCAGGTGAGGAACCTACTCCCCCAATACCTCCAACTGATCCAGTTGAACCGGAAAAGCCATCATTTGATGAAACAGAGCCAACTGCTCCAACTGAACCTACTCCCCCAACTCCCCCAGCAAAGCCAATCAGCAAACCAGAAGTTGAAGTTCCCGAAGTTCCTATCCCACCGGTAGAGCCAGCACCTCCAAGTCCAGTAACCCCGACACCTAAGTTGGATATTCCTGAGGTTCCAGATAGACCTACTCCTCCAATTCCACCAGCAGAACCACGGTATAAACCAAAAGTTGAAGTGCCAGAGGTTCCTGCCATTCCAAGAGAACCTACCCCTCCAAGTCCAGTAACCACCACACCTAAATTGGAAGTTCCCAAAGTCCCAAGTGAGCCTACCCCGCCTACCCCGCCAGTAGAGCCAATCTACAGGCCCGAAGTTGGTATCCCTGAAGTTCCCTCCAATCCGATCCCGCCAGCAGAACCAAACTACAAACTAGAAATTGAAGTTCCAGAGGTACCAGTAAGTCCAGAGCGTCAACAATTTTATGTGAAGTGGCATAAAAATTTTGTTGTCGAGCTTTCTGAAAAATTACTTCCGCCTGCAAACTCAAGCCTACCAGTAGAACCAGAAGTTGATATTCCTGAAGTCTCAGGGGAGTCAACTCCACCAGTCATGACAGAAAAGCCAAATACTGCAATTCCTGTGAAGTCTGTAACTCCTGCTCAAAAAGTATTGCCAGAAACAGGTGCTTCATACGGTGTGCCATTATTCATGGCTGGTATGACAGCATTTACAGCAGCTACCTTATTGGCGGTAACAAAATGTAAAGAAGACTGATTCAAAGCGGATTCGATTAGGAAAAAATAACATTTTAATAACTGTAGTGGGTGACTTATGGGTAAGCATAAGGGGAGACGACTGTCGTCTTCTCCTTTTGCATGCGTTAGAAAAGTATTAAAGGAGACTAGCTGGAAGAAAGTAGTGGAAAATTGAGTTTTATGTTCTGATATTGATTCAGCCAACAAACGTGGTATAATAAGGAAAAGATGGATAGAAAGTAAAAGGAGAAAAGATGAACACACTTGATTATCTTGTTACATTAACCAATACGCCTTCCCCA
Protein-coding sequences here:
- the polA gene encoding DNA polymerase I — translated: MKKNRLLLIDGSSVAFRAFFALYNQIDRFKSPTGLHTNAIYGFHLMLDHMMKRIQPTHVLVAFDAGKTTFRTEMYQDYKAGRAKTPDEFREQFPFIRQMLEVMGIRHYDLERYEADDIIGTLDKLAEGSSQPFEVTIVSGDKDLIQLTDENTIVEISKKGVAEFEEFTPAYLMEKMGITPTQFIDLKALMGDKSDNIPGVTKIGEKTGLKLLTEYGSLDGIYEHIDSMKQSKMKDNLIQDKEQAFLSRTLATIDTQAPITIGLEDIAYQGPDLEQLARFYEDMGFKLLRAQLGSEATAPTAIKNDFVFVEKVAADMLHEDQFFHFEIFGDNYHKEPIIGLAWGDEQAIYVGGAELLSQDILRDFLTRTAVKTYDFKRSKVLLSHYGIDLKLAAFDSRLAKYLLTTVEDNEIATIAKLYGQNSLDADEVVYGRGVKRAIPEPETLYQHLANKLAVLVETEAIMRTKLAEHQQSDLLFEMELPLANVLAKMEMTGIKVEAETLKAMQVENDLVIEELTRDIYDLAGEEFNINSPKQLGVILFEKMGLPLELTKKTKTGYSTAVDVLERLAPIAPIVSKILDYRQITKLQSTYVIGLQEAIMEDGKIHTRYVQDLTQTGRLSSTDPNLQNIPVRLEQGRLIRKAFVPEWEDSVLLSSDYSQIELRILAHISQDQHLIEAFRQGADIHTSTAMRVFGIEKPEDVTANDRRNAKAVNFGVVYGISDFGLSNNLGISRKEAKAYIDTYFERFPGIKNYMESIVREARDKGYVETIYHRRREIPDINSRNFNVRNFAERTAINSPIQGSAADVLKVAMINLDKAMTEAGLRTRMLLQVHDEIVLEVPNDELDTVRSMVKEVMESAISLSVPLLADENAGKTWYEAK
- a CDS encoding deoxycytidylate deaminase, whose translation is MSEKRLAWDEYFAAQALLIANRATCKRAKVGAVLVKENKVVATGYNGSVSGTEHCLDQECLVVDGHCVRTLHAEVNAILQGAERGIPKGFTAYVTHFPCLNCSKQLLQVGCKRVVYINEYRIDDYATYLYHEKECELVHLPIEKVKEAISQTDWI
- a CDS encoding ABC transporter ATP-binding protein is translated as MLEVVGLKKRFGDKAVLHGIDFQAEKGRIIGLVGKNGAGKTTIFHSILQFLDYEGQVRFDGQAISQASYEKIGYLPEERSLMSKLTVYNQVRYLASLKGLSTSYIKEQLPLWMAKLQVKGNPTDKIKSLSKGNQQKIQLMITLMHQPDLIILDEPFSGLDPVNTELLKQVILEEKQRGATIIFSDHVMTNVQEICDDILMIRDGKVVVSGSIDEVRNSYGKTRLFVASERTQEELEALPHVVSASRTKQGTWRLVLDDESAGPALFDILTQGQYVSTFDQQAPTIDEIFKLESGVAL
- a CDS encoding ABC transporter permease, which translates into the protein MSQSSSEPLPIVSTSPEIEQALGEDKDKYDFEYQDQTAAQKAVDDGKMDGYLVLDVKDDQVHAAYHGKESIDRFAKESILSSLKKLQADLNQKAARLTGEQEKILSQEISYDEVIEKNTELAQTLQSGLVFVLSMALYMLLIIYATTTAQDIANEKGTKIMEVIFSSVRASNYFYGRMLGIMAVVLTHISIYVVGFLLAYFVAGRFPLVQMFLEQYQEIVALLFQPSTVFTAFFMLLGLVFYIVLSAACGALVTRVEDVNKAVQPLVLLVVVAMLMSISLGTKGEHILLTVGSYIPFFSPFFMPIRLIHEEASTLEGLLSLLILLGTTAGSIWYIGKIYSSLILQTDDLGLWKNFQRALKNR
- a CDS encoding GbpC/Spa domain-containing protein gives rise to the protein MKNNNNKNKFDWYGLSQHFSIRKYHFGVASVLLGTSLLTNPVGVVSADEVATVVSQPESFNLQLQQKHKYQQQKELLLNGQVQTTTWVSSSALENAVNEAKQAGVEVTETIPRQQSSVSAAIADSVAQIKEVNAAITAQKGADAIYAQKQAEYETAVKANAEAVANKAVVDAHNAEQKAAYEQAKAEYGAEKKVYDDTLAAAKAAEATNDKIKADNASMKTKYDAAKAVYDKEHVEFVAAKAAYDTAVAAKEKVEAHNIQIETDNAQAQAAYDKAMAKYQADLTQYKADLAAYSEAVKSRTIAEAKNAAVSEANAKVQADYEVAKAAYETEKGRYNKDLKDYNDAVAKKAEVEAHNTQIESDNAQAQIDYENAVKAHEVAKAEYKEALDAFNKAVAAKAAAEATNANITKGNHVVWDAYNADKAEYDAKKASYDVARAKYEAEKAQYDQAKEAFDAAKTAYEQALSKYEIDYNHYLEDLKARSNNGLKYASELAKYELAKKQYDEAKAAYNEYLASANLQNIVQDLTFLRESNATHTTTGIDMWLKREAQARLGSGGTVAQYRTDQMTATDTESNNPYKNQGESEWAVVKEGQKFDVIYENLSGSKLGGKTISKVVYKYEIVKLPSADGVGIAQIHQDPTLTMTIGSATDNDKPVHVNVDVEFYDENGNKIDWANKSAIFALNSLNHWDGSPYVEASKPRVLTVEAKDTENNVVRGTWDPYADGSSPQSADDQPIKKYGSVADIVWENGAKVTINDSNPLKLVTAKSEWKDNSFQVTEQKTVTETSLNASGSANGKSIGADTYVWNDNGVEKNDVLGTYKIDPTTGSLVYTPKVIFQTTRHQEYVGIGDQEYILMPRSSVSFDSATNQVTSQKSNQYTSQGSVYNANANAVTSSEGWDNPASTIFYYGGAGVKMITGHLEFIAKGANATGDATVYWFAINSNLAFPKDPGEEPTPPIPPTDPVEPEKPSFDETEPTAPTEPTPPTPPAKPISKPEVEVPEVPIPPVEPAPPSPVTPTPKLDIPEVPDRPTPPIPPAEPRYKPKVEVPEVPAIPREPTPPSPVTTTPKLEVPKVPSEPTPPTPPVEPIYRPEVGIPEVPSNPIPPAEPNYKLEIEVPEVPVSPERQQFYVKWHKNFVVELSEKLLPPANSSLPVEPEVDIPEVSGESTPPVMTEKPNTAIPVKSVTPAQKVLPETGASYGVPLFMAGMTAFTAATLLAVTKCKED